One stretch of Eupeodes corollae chromosome 2, idEupCoro1.1, whole genome shotgun sequence DNA includes these proteins:
- the LOC129947122 gene encoding mediator of RNA polymerase II transcription subunit 13 isoform X3 translates to MTHQNHQTNGASLEDCHTNFFALTDLCGIKWRKFVNGERHNASADPLDDPILRSYSRCMQADMLCVWRRVQSTKQDQPDPNNTMSYDICTSKIHPPLSFAASKELWIFWYGEEPDLNGLVDTELLRVSANQLNWNGTWENGLTYECRSLLFKALHNLMERFVLTKDIVRFGKWFVQPCTTNDRIFGKSSQHLSFSFTFFVHGDTVCASIDLREHPAVRQLTAEHLAEAAAASAAAQSGQQDIRQRSVILAPFGMAATLTGNSYKTTDPLAEKILEDWASFFPLCNKENSDLPPVVEVVSGGHKMYHPSMYVLVTDLDEMENVLEETSTDQSQSILAGIGLGLSTSASATTAAAASSSLVNPNATPINHISPPTPSACGLIPVSKATPTAGVTSTLPSPSPGGGGGAGAGTTTATTPTTASTTTGGVSQQNDTEKLSLKKFETKSQPFYATSRNNTHAPPQASTEMPERVWQDCITNPISSLSLNSNLNSNSCDGIKMEVPDVASGDVSSMNNNNTNSTLSSSSSDTKLMWNFVDPSQKAQCTCTRSNTTPGTPHGGGSSYSRNSIGDSMPVPSVGSPGSAAPSPHPNSTLSQPTSVPPSDQLMSVISPRPPTSVPPLQQPATPIDHLLDKNTPAPTPTDQHDNKSITASPYVQPTPSVEPPPSAEGMQCTNPGSVPPPPSVERCTPNLQCGTISVKKFETSGGNGGNSVGSETVVGGAGGSNTPPASIPGADSQLGGSNNNRCNNNLASSAATTAYFNLYKRPKLIAKEIEGLGNDELFTSDMLHDFSLTEAWLNHPVKRFKANEAPKPHGMLRHTNLYDSHTHMKPLMPTPGSIYDTHLMKQELSSTTAFEGGLTNNSLSNSNILQEHEIKKEQHSGSDLKEKGPKGRNLFTAEGLNPSYNDLDQIFDNPDDEAAMQIHTPPDSNKSSNGCTNNIDDLKRSTNNTNNTSLINNNSATCNSNNNNNNNNANMIQAEDLTKMFPTPPSHEQHHPNSSPCAIDISMTDLNESVKFKQEYSAELGSPVEEKIDDWSYVYMPQQMCKFVGSTKYAPLTNLPSQTLPPLIIPSNCVYKPSWQQPPPQRQQQQQQQQQQQQQQQQQQQQKQQQQQQQQQHQQQQQQMLQQHHQELMSSTNPNSLHPLQMHQQLHQPPPPPPTSTGSNLLLNQLNCPQAAVTNTSNPMMQQMLRAGLSPISPAPGVIPPPPGAAAAIFPPSPMMNRRTPLHPPPPYEVATSSPSNSTSSYLNKQFHSQEPPQTPSAPGSNASCCIRLPEVSSLMVNILLYDTALNVFRDHNFDSCTLCVCNADSAKCVGNIRGADSGVYVALSGTSFNPANSISGAGAAAAGGGNNLSQHHGNNMRMLSAFGGLGSPALMGGAIGGASGQGGANNHITGYLDDDPLSCSCGFSAVVNRRLAYKSGLFYEDEMEITGIAEDPAKYKKKSLLALLSSLASSSANGRSQSTSLALMPANGDAFNSEQHIILDLLMDQCTMIQTSTSSIHRAMSRHRRKKTKIAPITLIANVLEYTDANDIICLALEQARLAFNRMELATNRSNSPPPSSAVSVHKWPYIPAGYTRNNKDIMHIMNSMQPLLQNAFHIKSSPGQKDATYTVSGPLTWRQFHRLAGRASGQCEPQPIPSVTVGYDKELISVAPFAIHYWDKLLLEPYSYHRDIVYLIICPDNDYVISKTKTYFKELSTTYEMCKLGRHTPMKGWDGMLTVGPKMEGCGSATTNLDDWLRTIEEVPLAEKIRMYANAFQNLLAPYLTRVPNDKTLLDPPESTSSGNCATRPMASPMPNSQDPTGMHNNIDKPPSTPPKPDTSTTSSSSASAEQENRDALNSSATLTNSPLVDLLGGSDDDINPPIIVLYVVEPFTYGCDSPELERIACISLLRIYSELLKSIPESVRTNINLQILSLESILELGHNRNRKRLSDEIKCLALNIFSQCRRYLSHASSVKSLTGFGTAANMEVFLKSKDEQNRQPHKIYTPPYILAPTHEKADKTDFSRTRNGFDQQQFSVMYCNYCMSEDQSWLLATVTDDRGELLEKIIINIDIPNRTRRRKAPARRVGLQKLMDFIMGLISQTDQPWRLVIGRIGRIGHGELKSWSWLLSKQNLQKATKQLKDICKQCSLMYPPSILSACLVTLEPDSKLRVMPDQFTPDERFSQISMQNPLSTPQDVTCTHILVFPTSAVCQSFQKTFNELNETQVDIDNDFMFDLDEDPENPMSDVNMDLFWDPAMVQTGMERNSNHGSPDRMEDNRSWQSSSGNNFNSSRMQHDAQDIEEVGSVLQQPLAVGYFVSTAPTGRMPAWFWSACPHLEDVCPVFLKTALHLHVPNIQNTDDILNSNSHSTANDHPLDSNLTADVLRYVLEGYNALSWLALDSNTHDRLSCLPINVQTLMDLYHLTAAIV, encoded by the exons CAAACCAATTAAATTGGAACGGAACCTGGGAAAATGGACTCACCTACGAATGCCGATCTTTGCTTTTCAAAGCTCTGCACAATCTTATGGAAAG atttgttttaacAAAGGATATTGTACGGTTTGGAAAATGGTTCGTCCAACCGTGTACAACAAATGATCGAATTTTCGGAAAAAG TTCCCAACATCTCTCATTTTCTTTCACATTTTTTGTGCATGGCGATACGGTGTGTGCTTCGATTGATCTGCGCGAGCACCCTGCCGTTCGACAGCTCACTGCTGAGCATTTGGCTGAAGCGGCAGCAGCTTCAGCTGCTGCACAGTCTGGCCAGCAAGACATACGGCAGCGTAGTGTTATATTAGCGCCATTCGGGATGGCAGCAACACTCACTGGAAACAGTTACAAGACTACAGATCCCCTCGCCGAGAAGATACTCGAAGATTGGGCATCATTTTTTCCATTGTGCAATAAGGAAAATTCAGATCTTCCACCTGTGGTTGAAGTTGTGTCGG GTGGCCACAAAATGTATCATCCCTCGATGTACGTACTAGTCACAGATCTAGACGAAATGGAAAATGTGCTCGAGGAAACATCTACAGATCAATCACAGAGTATACTAGCTGGCATAGGATTGGGATTATCTACATCGGCATCGGCTACAACAGCAGCAGCCGCCTCATCATCATTAGTCAATCCGAACGCAACACCAATAAATCACATCTCTCCTCCGACACCCTCGGCGTGTGGCCTGATTCCAGTTTCGAAGGCAACACCAACTGCTGGTGTTACGTCAACACTACCATCACCATCGCCTGGTGGTGGCGGTGGTGCTGGTGCTGGAACAACAAcggcaacaacaccaacaacagcaTCAACCACAACAGGTGGTGTATCACAACAAAACGATACTGAAAAATTGAGCTTGAAAAAGTTCGAAACAAAATCGCAACCATTTTATGCGACTTCCAGAAACAATACTCACGCACCGCCACAGGCTTCCACCGAAATGCCCGAAAGGGTGTGGCAAGACTGCATCACCAATCCAATTTCCAGTCTcagtttgaattcaaatttaaattcaaattcatgtGATGGCATTAAGATGGAAGTGCCCGATGTTGCTAGTGGTGATGTTTCTTCtatgaacaacaacaacactaactcaacgttgtcgtcgtcgtcatcggaCACAAAACTGATGTGGAACTTTGTTGATCCATCGCAAAAAGCCCAATGCACTTGTACAAG aTCAAATACAACTCCAGGCACTCCGCATGGTGGAGGGTCATCCTATTCAAGAAACTCAATTGGTGATTCTATGCCTGTACCTTCGGTGGGATCACCAGGCAGTGCAGCACCATCACCTCATCCAAATTCCACATTATCACAGCCAACTTCTGTCCCGCCTTCGGATCAG ttGATGTCTGTGATATCACCACGACCTCCGACATCGGTGCCGCCCTTGCAGCAACCAGCGACCCCGATTGATCATTTGCTTGATAAGAATACACCTGCACCAACGCCAACGGACCAGCATGACAACAAGAGCATCACTGCATCGCCGTATGTTCAGCCAACGCCTAGTGTGGAGCCTCCACCATCGGCGGAAGGCATGCAATGTACTAACCCAGGAAGTGTCCCGCCACCACCAAGTGTCGAGCGTTGCACCCCAAATCTTCAGTGTGGAACGATATCGGTGAAAAAGTTCGAAACCTCTGGCGGCAATGGTGGGAATAGTGTTGGCAGTGAGACTGTTGTCGGTGGAGCTGGTGGCAGTAATACACCACCAGCGAGCATTCCAGGTGCAGATTCTCAGTTGGGCGGCAGCAATAATAATCGATGCAATAATAATCTGGCATCGTCAGCGGCCACAACAGCATACTTTAATCTTTATAAACGTCCAAAACTGATAGCTAAAGAAATCGAGGGACTCGGAAATGATGAGCTATTTACTTCAGACATGTTGCATGACTTTTCGCTCACTGAAGCATG GTTAAACCATCCTGTGAAGCGTTTCAAAGCCAATGAAGCACCGAAACCACATGGCATGTTGCGTCACACAAATCTCTACGATAGTCACACGCATATGAAACCTCTGATGCCAACCCCTGGCTCTATTTACGATACGCATCTCATGAAACAGGAACTTTCATCTACAACAGCATTTGAAGGCGGCCTTACAAACAACAGTTTATCCAACTCTAATATTCTCCAAGAGCACGAAATCAAAAAGGAACAACACTCTGGCTCTGATCTCAAAGAGAAAGGTCCTAAGGGACGTAATCTTTTTACAGCCGAAGGCTTGAATCCATCCTACAATGATCTGGATCAAATATTCGATAATCCAGACGACGAGGCGGCTATGCAAATTCACACTCCACCAGATTCAAATAAATCCTCGAATGGATGCACCAATAACATTGACGACTTGAAACGCTCAACGAACAATACGAACAACACGTCgttgataaataataatagtgCGACGTGTAacagtaacaacaacaacaacaataacaatgcGAACATGATTCAAGCGGAAGACTTGACCAAGATGTTTCCAACTCCGCCAAGTCATGAACAGCATCATCCCAATTCGAGTCCCTGCGCTATTGACATCTCAATGACGGATCTAAATGAGTCGGTGAAATTCAAGCAGGAATACTCAGCCGAGTTGGGCAGTCCGGTGGAGGAGAAGATCGACGATTGGTCTTATGTGTATATGCCTCAGCAGATGTGCAAGTTTGTGGGTTCAACCAAATATGCACCGCTGACCAATTTGCCAAGTCAAACTTTGCCACCGCTTATCATTCCTTCAAATTGTGTTTATAAGCCTTCGTGGCAGCAACCTCCGCCCCAACgtcagcaacagcagcagcagcaacaacagcagcagcaacaacaacagcaacagcagcagcaaaaacagcaacaacaacagcagcagcaacaacatcaacagcaacaacagcaaatGCTGCAGCAACACCATCAAGAACTTATGTCAAGTACAAATCCCAATAGTCTGCACCCTCTGCAAATGCATCAACAGCTCCACCAGCCTCCACCGCCACCTCCTACATCGACAGGCTCAAATCTCTTGCTCAATCAGCTGAATTGTCCTCAAGCAGCTGTGACAAACACGAGCAATCCAATGATGCAGCAAATGCTGCGAGCTGGTCTCTCCCCAATATCACCAGCTCCAGGGGTAATCCCACCACCACCAGGTGCAGCGGCAGCCATCTTTCCACCCAGTCCAATGATGAACCGCAGGACACCTTTGCACCCGCCTCCACCTTACGAAGTTGCCACTTCTAGTCCATCTAACTCAACATCATCCTATCTGAACAAGCAGTTTCACTCACAGGAACCACCACAGACGCCCTCGGCGCCCGGCTCCAATGCATCTTGCTGTATTCGCCTGCCTGAGGTTAGTTCACTGATGGTCAACATTTTGCTCTATGACACAGCGCTGAACGTGTTCCGAGATCACAACTTTGACAGTTGCACGCTTTGTGTGTGCAATGCCGATTCAGCGAAGTGTGTCGGCAACATCCGAGGCGCTGACTCAGGTGTCTACGTCGCTCTCTCCGGAACGAGTTTCAATCCAGCGAATAGTATAAGCGGGGCGGGAGCGGCCGCAGCTGGAGGAGGAAACAATTTATCACAGCACCACGGGAATAATATGCGAATGCTTAGTGCCTTCGGTGGACTCGGTTCGCCGGCATTGATGGGTGGAGCGATAGGCGGAGCCAGCGGTCAAGGCGGCGCAAACAACCACATAACTGGATACCTCGACGATGATCCACTTTCGTGCTCGTGCGGCTTCAGTGCTGTGGTAAATCGCCGACTGGCCTACAAATCTGGACTCTTCTACGAGGACGAAATGGAAATCACTGGAATCGCAGAAGACCCTGCCAAATATAAGAAGAAGTCTCTGCTCGCTCTGCTATCCAGCCTTGCGTCGTCATCAGCGAATGGCCGGAGTCAATCGACCTCGTTGGCTCTGATGCCAGCAAATGGTGATGCATTCAATAGCGAACAGCACATAATCCTCGACCTGCTGATGGATCAGTGTACTATGATTCAAACTTCAACCAGTTCCATTCACAGAGCGATGAGTCGTCACCGAAGAAAAAAGACCAAAATTGCCCCCATAACCCTAATAGCTAACGTCCTAGAGTACACAGATGCCAATGACATCATCTGCCTTGCTTTGGAACAAGCGCGTCTGGCATTCAACCGTATGGAGCTTGCGACAAACCGGAGCAATAGTCCACCACCATCGTCAGCAGTGAGTGTTCACAAATGGCCATACATCCCCGCGGGCTATACTCGAAACAACAAAGACATAATGCACATCATGAACTCAATGCAACCCCTTCTCCAAAACGCCTTCCACATAAAGTCCAGTCCGGGACAAAAAGATGCCACGTATACGGTAAGTGGGCCATTGACATGGAGACAATTTCATCGGCTGGCCGGTCGAGCCTCTGGACAATGTGAACCACAGCCAATTCCCTCGGTCACAGTGGGTTATGATAAGGAGCTGATATCAGTTGCTCCCTTTGCTATACATTACTGGGACAAACTTCTCCTCGAACCGTACTCGTATCATAGGGACATTGTGTATTTGATCATTTGTCCAGACAATGATTACGTAATCAGCAAAACGAAGACTTACTTTAAGGAACTCAGCACAACCTACGAGATGTGCAAACTGGGTCGACACACGCCCATGAAGGGCTGGGACGGCATGCTTACGGTTGGGCCAAAGATGGAGGGTTGCGGCAGTGCAACGACAAACTTGGACGATTGGCTGCGCACTATCGAAGAGGTTCCTCTGGCAGAGAAGATCCGAATGTACGCGAATGCTTTTCAAAACCTTCTTGCTCCGTATCTCACTCGTGTGCCGAATGACAAGACTCTCCTCGATCCTCCAGAAAGCACTTCATCAGGAAACTGCGCTACCCGCCCAATGGCCAGTCCGATGCCAAACTCTCAAGACCCTACTGGCATGCACAACAACATAGACAAGCCACCCAGCACACCGCCCAAACCCGACACTTCCACCACCTCCTCCTCATCCGCCTCCGCAGAACAGGAGAATCGTGATGCcttgaatagttcagcaactCTTACAAATTCTCCACTTGTGGATCTTTTGGGCGGCTCTGACGATGACATCAATCCACCCATCATTGTGTTGTACGTGGTTGAGCCATTTACCTATGGATGTGACTCCCCCGAGCTGGAGCGAATCGCGTGCATCTCCTTGCTGCGAATCTACTCCGAACTTCTTAAATCTATTCCAGAATCTGTGCGAACCAACATAAATCTTCAGATTCTATCTCTGGAGTCCATTCTTGAGCTGGGTCACAATAGGAATCGCAAACGCCTCAGCGATGAGATCAAGTGCCTGGCTCTGAATATCTTTTCGCAGTGTCGTCGGTATCTGTCGCACGCCAGCAGTGTCAAGAGTCTCACGGGCTTCGGCACAGCAGCCAATATGGAAGTGTTCTTAAAATCTAAAGACGAACAGAACCGACAGCCTCACAAAATATACACGCCTCCGTACATTTTGGCACCCACACATGAGAAGGCCGACAAAACGGACTTCTCCCGCACTCGCAATGGCTTCGATCAGCAGCAGTTCTCCGTCATGTATTGCAACTATTGCATGAGTGAGGACCAGTCATGGCTGTTGGCGACAGTGACCGATGACCGTGGAGAGTTGCTGGAgaaaatcatcatcaacattGACATCCCGAATAGGACACGTCGAAGAAAGGCACCTGCACGCCGAGTAGGCTTGCAGAAGCTAATGGACTTCATCATGGGACTGATATCCCAAACGGATCAGCCATGGAGATTGGTGATAGGTCGAATCGGACGCATCGGTCATGGTGAGCTGAAATCATGGAGCTGGCTGCTGAGCAAGCAGAATCTGCAGAAGGCCACAAAACAACTGAAGGACATTTGCAAGCAGTGCTCGCTTATGTATCCACCGAGTATATTGAGTGCATGCCTTGTCACACTGGAGCCGGACTCCAAGTTGCGTGTTATGCCAGATCAGTTTACTCCGGACGAACGATTTAGCCAAATTTCAATGCAAAATCCTCTCTCAACACCACAGGATGTAACGTGCACGCATATCTTGGTCTTTCCTACCAGTGCAGTTTGTCag TCTTTCCAAAAAACATTCAATGAACTCAACGAGACGCAAGTAGATATCGATAATGATTTTATGTTTGATCTTGACGAAGATCCTGAAAATCCAATGAGTGATGTCAACATGGATCTATTCTGGGATC caGCTATGGTCCAAACAGGAATGGAAAGAAATTCAAATCATGGCAGCCCAGATCGCATGGAGGACAATCGCAGTTGGCAAAGTTCTAGTGGAAACAATTTCAATTCATCGCGCATGCAACATGATGCTCAGGATATTGAAGag GTCGGTTCAGTACTTCAACAACCACTTGCTGTGGGTTATTTTGTATCAACAGCGCCTACAGGTCGCATGCCTGCATGGTTTTGGTCAGCTTGCCCTCACCTCGAGGACGTTTGTCCAGTGTTTCTTAAAACTGCTCTACACTTGCATGTGCCAAACATTCAAAACACCGATGACATCCTCAATTCCAATAGCCATTCAACAGCAAACGATCATCCTCTGGACTCCAATCTAACCGCCGATGTCCTTCGTTACGTTCTGGAAGGCTACAATGCCTTATCGTGGCTAGCTTTGGACTCGAATACACACGATCGATTGTCATGTCTTCCAATTAACGTCCAAACGTTAATGGATCTCTATCATCTGACGGCTGCCATCGTCTAA